One segment of Clavelina lepadiformis chromosome 2, kaClaLepa1.1, whole genome shotgun sequence DNA contains the following:
- the LOC143447109 gene encoding zinc finger BED domain-containing protein 5-like, translating to MIKSQNIKRHFFTHHKHFNEKYKPGSWARKQKVACLDKSASSQKQCLSTFVSEQSKATEATLSISHILGKRMMTYSDAEAVKECIVEAVKIMHPSEKEVITSMTTLPLSRLTCTRRCTDIAEDLHDQVLIEVKDADCYALALDESTDVTNCAQLAVFVRYFHHGVFNEELLALITLHGNTTAAAIYDALISKLKELQLPIQNICALSTDGAPAMIGACHGVVTNLRTEYCPDLIGIHCIIHQSVLCAKLSGDFQELVAFGYHQIIINTFKRRFLHSL from the exons ATGATAAAGAGTCAAAACATCAAACGACATTTCTTTActcatcataaacattttaatgagAAGTACAAGCCTGGCTCATGGGCCAGAAAACAGAAAGTTGCGTGTTTAGATAAGTCTGCCAGCTCTCAGAAACAATGCCTCTCAACATTTGTGTCTGAGCAATCAAAAGCCACAGAAGCAACACTCAGCATCAGTCACATTCTGGGCAAGCGGATGATGACATACAGTGATGCTGAAGCTGTTAAAGAATGCATTGTTGAAGCAGTAAAAATCATGCATCCAAGTGAGAAAGAAGTGATCACCAGCATGACAACTCTCCCGCTCTCCAGATTGACATGTACACGGAGATGCACTGATATCGCTGAGGATTTGCATGACCAGGTGTTGATTGAAGTCAAGGACGCTGATTGCTATGCACTAGCTTTAGATGAATCAACAGATGTTACTAATTGTGCCCAGCTTGCAGTATTTGTTAG GTACTTTCACCACGGAGTGTTCAATGAAGAACTGCTTGCACTGATCACACTACATGGCAATACTACAGCAGCTGCGATATATGATGCACTCATAAGCAAACTTAAGGAGCTTCAGTTGCCAATTCAGAACATTTGCGCACTTTCCACTGATGGTGCACCCGCCATGATAGGAGCATGTCATG GTGTAGTCACCAACTTGAGAACCGAGTACTGTCCTGATTTGATAGGAATCCACTGCATCATCCACCAATCCGTACTATGTGCCAAGCTGTCCGGAGACTTCCAAGAGCTTGTGGCGTTTGGATATcatcaaattataattaacaCTTTTAAAAGGCGGTTTTTGCATTCTCTCTAG